AACATTGTGAGCACGAGAGACTGATCTGCGAGGACAAGAGCCATCAGGGTAACCATTCTTCTTGTAGCAAGTGTCAATAGTATGCCTTGGCATTTGACAAAAAGTACACTAGCGTTTATCGCCAGAAACTGAGGAAGAAGCAGAAGGAGATAATGATTTCTTATAAAAAGTACCAGATTTAATAGTGTTACCAGCAAACACCTTGGAGGAAACAACAGATAATTGGCGTTTCTGTTGAAGCACCTTGGAAAAAGTCTTGTTAATGGTTGGTGAAGGATCCATCAAACCAATTTGAGATCGCACAGCAGAATAAGAATCATTTAATCCTTTGAGAAACCGAATCACATAATCTTGCGTATGATAAGAACGAGCAGTGGTAACAACACCACAAGAGCAAGGTGTAGTACAGGAACAAGAAGGCAGAGGCCGGAATTGCAACAACTCATCCCATAAGATTTTCAATTCAGTAGAATAGTCAGTGACAGATTTGTCATGTTTAAAAGCATAGATCTCTTCTTGTAAATCAGAGATTCGACAAAGATCGCCTTGTGAAAAATGCTCACGAAGATCAATCCAAATGTCAGAGGCTTTATCAATCCATAAAACACTAGTAAAGATTGAAGGTGTTATAGAATGATAAAGCCAAGATATTACCATATTGTTGCAACGCTCCTAAGCTGGAAACAGAGGATCTGTAGTACTAGGAGCTGAAATAGTGCCATCAACAAACTGAAGTTTGTTCTTGGAGAGAAGAGCCATCCGCATTGCCCGTGACCAATGATGGTAATTCAAGCTGGAAAGAGGTGGAGATACCAGAACCACTGATGGATTTTCATTGGGATGAAGATAGTAAGGGCTTGAAGCCTGAGTTGGATCAATAGTAGCCATGAAAAtggcaaaaaataaaaggagagaTCTGAGATTAAAACTCAAAgatcaaaaaatagaaaagcgGAAGAGAGAACATTTGATACCATGTGGAAATATTGGTAAAATGATTTTCTGTTATTATTTGAATCATTTACAATAGCTTATATACAAGTATTTGACCAATGAAAGATTCGAATAAAAGGATCTAGAAACTAGCTATATCTGAAATTTGGATAACAAACTTTTAACTAACAAAGCTAATTATAATTTGAGCTAATTTAATCAATTGCTTAACTgctaataaaaaggaaaaaaaatcgcAATGGAAATCTTCTATCCTTCTTTGCTCCAATAAAATGTGGATTAAAAAAAGTTTCATTTAAGATTAATGATGATTTTTCGTTTATTTAACGTATTGATGTCTAAAACAggttaattgaaaaaaaataaattctggaaatttaaaagctaaaacaaaaaagaaaaatctattaagattttattcaaatattctATTAAACAAAACtattcatataaatctttagACCCATTGTTGAATTTGAAACCCAAATCAATGAGCTTCTTTTATGCTAAAATTAGGTGCTTTAGTACTTCCAATTTCTGCTggttttttgagaaaatagtcTGCAAGATTAAAGGTCATACAGGTAATCaaactttaaattattgataaaacagATAaaatacgaaggaaaaagaccTTTGTAGTTGgaagtgtgaattttgggtaatcatttgaaacaatttctactattttttgaataattattgtgttttgctGATCAATGTATGAGCTGAGATTTGTAGTTGTCTGGACCATTTTGATCTATTAAGTTATTTATTGATAGTCAATTTGTTACAATCAAGTTGTGACAGGTGGTTGTAAGGTTGTTGAGTAGTTGAAGGGTTCTTTCTTAATCTATAAATATCATACTATCGCATCTTTGTAATGAGTTTTTGATTCAATAAAATTCCAGATTGTTTGtgttttcattttcctttattttctctgCTCTTGTTCAATGTTTCAACGTTTCTACATTGTATCAGAGCTTTTGCTTTACGATTTTGTTCTTGCTTGCTTGATTCTGTCATggttgtaataggccaattttggcctcggcccaaaaccaaaacaaacacaaaaataaaccaaataaataaagttcaatAATTAAAAGTCCATTTACATTACAAACCCAAACCCGAAACAGCCCAACTAAACCTAAACCACTAACTCTagcccaaaacaaaagaaaaaacagaaaacCTTAGCCTAAGCTCAGTCACCGCACGCCCCAACGGCAGCCCCCGCGCGCGCCGCCTTCCCCACGTGTGCCACCACATCCTtgtacctgcaaaacaaactaGAAGAgtccaaaagcaaaaaaaacaGTGTAAAAACtaggaaaataagaaaataagtaGTATTTTCGGGCTATAAAAAGGGCCTcgattttatgtatttttttactcacggatgaatcaaaagaaaacagagaaaaGTCAGTTCAAGTACAAACCATTTTCGAGGGTAGATCTTGTTTACCTTCTGATttcttatgtatttattttctttttttcccctttttttaagaagaaaatcgAAAATACAAAGATAAAAATCGTACCTTTTTGCGGAAGAGGTGCCGGTTTCGATGAAAATCGGTGTTTTTGAGTCAGGGAATcgaaaaaacccaaaaaaatgagcttttattttttaCCATGCTGAAGCGACGTGCGCGAGAACTTGGCGAGCTTAGAGGCTGCTGCagaaaaagaatagaagaattTTTGTGGTTTTTTTGAGTGTGatgttaaaatgttttttttttaaattttttggtttaaatagaacaataaaacggtgccgttccaaaacggcgttgttttgGCCCCGACCCGTGCGGTGACCCGACctgaggggaggatccgcgtgtttttgattAATGGGAAATTTGTACCTTTAGCCCTTctgcttttaaattattttgcaattaagttccatttattctttaaatttcgccctgtaatttatttcaatttataatttggtcccttgaagctgtgcgttttggagggtgggaATTATTACCCATTTGGCCCCTCCTTGTCATCCGCGCGTTCTATTGGGtccttattcattttatttatttctgattgGCCCCAAATTCTTGCTTTAAAGctaaatttagtccttgttattattttgactattttattattaaattaattaatttaatattattattaccattattattttacccttattatttatatacttattattattactatattgttaaatcaatcaatttgtacattatatcttttttttatttacttaccaaaatactttaaatgcatttattttattttatctcctattaatttattttttaatttcaaaactttagactatttatttattattattattattattattattattattattattataactctaatttcacccattttataatagttttgttatttcttactgtatttttattgttactatcattattattactctcattattattattattattacaatctTAATTTCATCCTTTTACTTGtccttttaatatttcataaattatttttctttttaaatatttattttatatttatttattaattcctTTTGcccttttaaatttagtatggctttttttattgttttattgttgttattcattgttattatttatttatttatattttattttctttatttattgttaatatttgcGTTAAAATGGTGTATCATTGTTGTTGTATTTGTAACGATTTGTTTATTAGTACACTCGCATTATGGTCGTTtgcttgtttaatattttattagtatatCATTTTAAGTATCGCATCAATCTTGATccaaatgtattttttaaataaataaataatacttcGTATTTTGGGATTCGAAaagatcgtaccctaacttataGGGTCTCGATTTTTTTGATAATTCCAAATATATgaacctttaaaaaaaacacatttttttaaaaaaattatctcaGGAATCAGAAAAGGACTGTGTTCCAACTTACGGGATATGATTTCTTCTCCGAAGCCGAGAtgatcaaaatttctaaagataaataaatttttggtgtttattctcgTTTCGGGATTTAAGATATTGCATTCTAACTCACgggatataattctttttctcgattaatgTGAAATACAcccttctttaaatttttaataaaaggatcatatttttaaatttcttttcaaattttaaatttttcttctacattaagacattaattaatcaattaggtaccaattttgggtatgatgagggtgctaatccttcctcgcatgtaaccgactctcgaacccgtttttcttgaatttcgtagaccaaaattattgttttagtaaaattaaaacgttttattaaaatgattaaatcgcaatgtgatccgatcacacctaaaaaatattggtggcgactcctgttttttcgttttcattttttttcaaaatccaagtcgatccTTTTATAAAGAGTGGTTTCGACAATTGTGAAAGGAGATGTTGCTCCTGGTGCTCTACAACAACTCGTTTTCAGTGGTAccaaaaatggtaattttggaATCCCGTTTTTCGACGAGCGaatcagtaaatattatttagtaatatttacgagtctattATAgcgttatatttaattttagtgaataaATTTTAGCTACAATGTGGCAAACTAACTACTAGAGTACGCCAGAACAGACAACTTCATGTCTATGCGCCTTCAATTCGGATCATCCAGATTTGGGGTGTGACAATTAGTGTCACATTCACATAAAGGATACAATTCATGCTTAACAGTTAGGCGTACGATAGGTACGCAACCGATGGCCTTTCATACCACATcaataacataagttatcttcaCTCCTTAAAGGATTCTCTTGGGAATTCTTGTTcttctcttatttattttcatttccaacATTTTCCACTTTTAGTAGTGAGAAGAATTATTATGACCATCCCTTTTTACTACTATAAAACAACTTACCATGTCCATATCCAAGATTACgtcttttagatttattatatattgctACATTTACTTAAAGGAATGGAGCAAATTAAGTAAGATTAGAcgttatgatttatttttatttaataacttattattttataaccaCAAGTAAACAACCTTTTTTCACAATATAATTATTGCAGAAGAACATTTAAAGTATGAAAACTTGAAAAGTTTTCTAACAAGTTCTCATTAGGAATGTCTCCCAATATAATGTTAATTTGAGAACTTATCATGAATACTGCAGAATTATACTCACCTCTGCTTTTAAAATCATCAACTTCAGTgcatcaaatcataaaattatcgTATTTCAATGGTcatattttctcttaaaattatTCCACAATTCAAGTGGATATTACATGGTCAAATAATCTTCAGGAATAACTTGATTTCAAATCACAATTAcacaagaaaaatatttatttagtcaAATATTCCAATCAAATATTCTACTTCAGCTGTTCATGGggttgatgatgaaaaagatCATATCAGATGATCTTGGTCAATTCAATTTCGCATATAAGAAATGTCACAATTATCTTTCTAACATGCATATCAAATCTTTAAGCATTCATGGATCATGCatgatataattaaataatcaaatcttTTCATACCAAATATAGTCTTTTCTCATTaacaatctcaatatgagatccATTACAGTGAATACCTTTTAAAACTAAGACATTAATCATcacaaattttgttctttcatatattgatatattagctcttttggagctttcaactaattttcatatcacattgataacataagttttCTCTACCAATgatctttcatatcacattggtACAATAAGTTATCTCTACCATTTGAAGGGTCATGTTgtgaactctcattgttctcttatttattattatgtttcaACTTATAGTAGCTATTATTATGTCATTTATCATGTCCATAATCATATCCTTTAAATTTTCCTTTATGTTTGCGTTCACTTCGGGAAATGCAACAGATTTAGTAGGACGGACTTCTAAACATCCCAATAGATTCTTTACTTTATAACTACCATCGCAATGATGCATGggtttcaattcaaaatctATTTGTTTATGTTGTTGTCGTGATTAGTCTCAAGTTACAATAAGCATgctatcataaaataaattagtaaaatatacctaaaGATCGTTAACATCATCATCACCCAGGTTATTATCACGAGCACCATTACAAGTACTAAAACAAGTTTgttttcataataatatttataaattaatagtaaaaaccatttataaacaaacaaatatttttttggataTGATGCTCGAAAGTTATCTCGATACATAttgtaccaaatttcaatatcacatatatgttataaaatcttatgataataaattatctataatttataattaaattaaaatgtataatcCAATTATTCAACAATAGCATATTAATGAGATTGAATTAGATCCTAGTcgatttctctttaatcaataATACCAAGTTAATAACACTCTTCACCACAATTTTAATCAAAGTTCAAGCACAGTTAGAAACTTATGAAGAACATAAAAGggttttagaaagaaaattatatatcGTTAAcatgttatgaaataaatgataaatgataaaaaatcgATTCTCCTTATTTCTTGAATCTTAGTAGACGAAATGATTTGAgttaaacccaaaaaaaatttggtcCAATAACTTAACTTTTTAAagaatgtattttatattaatcaattagagaataaaaagaacgtattttattaataaaggaggatatttacaatgcttctataaaatctatatttataaacacaagaagcataaataaaataaaactctatttttaataaacattagagtcttaaaatacatcaaatttatcttgatctcgataataaaatatttataacattaatgataaagaaatttattacttaaaaaaactattataaatttaaaattagggatttggagaatttttctttttttttgaaaaatacttgATTGGATATTTATTCAATAAGCAGAAATAAACAAAGGCTAGCCTAGAGTCAGATAGAAGATGGACTCAGCCCAAGAcacaaaattaagggccaaacaaaataaaaataaatcctaatcAATCCTATCCAGTCGACGAAGGCAGCTGGCACCCAACACAACCCTCCATATTCACTCAATCTCAACGGTTCCAGATACCCAAGACGTAGCAGTTTCCAAAAACCAAAACCTTTTCTGCTACCTGTCCCTCTACCAGAGCAGCCTCCAAGCAGCTTTCAATCCGGGTTTCTTTGCCTTCTCATCTCCAACACACGACGAACCAAGTCAGGCAAATGTCCGTCCAGGTAAAATTCCTCCCCCTTCTTCAAACTTGCATAGGCTAGGGTGTGAGCAAGGAGATTCGCAGATTTAGGTGTATATTGGAAAACTACCCTCTGAAAATGTTCTTTTTGCCGGTGAATATCCCTAATAATGGCCCCGATTACTGACTTATCCGGGTTTGCTGAACTGCATTTCTTGATTGTTGTCATTGAATCACCTTCGATTATTACGGATTCGAGGCCCAGGTGAATCCCCAACTGAATAGCTTGTAAGCATGCATGCGCCTCCGCTGCAAACGGTGATGGTACCGCTCTGTGGAGGACCACTTTCGAAGCCAGAATCTCCCCCCCCCCGCCGGAGTTCCTAGCCACTACCCCAGATCCAGATTTTTACATTGTTACCATTCGGgggaattttgaatttaaaattaaaaaaaatataaaaacaaagttATGATTTAACATCTTGATGAATGGGTCGGTGATTAAGTCAAACATTTTCAtttgcacaaaaaaaaaaaaaaatcaagcacTATCAGCTCacctaatttttcattttgggccAGCCGTCGACCACTTTCACATTTTTCTTCCGAGGGGGGCTAAGTGGGCTACAACCACCATTCTCACAACCAACCCACTCCACCctattcattatatatattttatttaaaaacttatatttaaaataataaaaataaatgaatgttttatataaagatattgtttaaaaaatatcatataaaagttaataattgttatttattttatttaaaaattatgtgtttttaataaatatttatgaaaaagattttagaattttatcaaataatatacaaagtactaaaactaaaatgaatataaaaatcgAAAACCATCTtgaattatgataaataattcaaaaattttaaaaatcttaaaaaattaaatttaatttgaaattataaaattaaagaggaAATTATTGAtgtaagataaaattattagaatcATAAAAGTTTATTTCTTCGAAATACGAATTTGCAATCAAAAGAAATATGGACATGAAATCTgttaacaattatattaattttgaacggtgaatataaattattattaaatgcaAAAAATTGAACATGATTACTGAAAACTTCCACACAACTCACAGCTAGTCTCCACCCTCCAATCATACTAACCTAACGGCCCGCTTTCGTGATCCCCGTTTTTGGGCTTCGGCGCGTTTCGTAGTAACGTAACGACGTGGCTCCATCGTAATTTCAATCAACTTCAAGGCACAAATcctcttaaaattaaaaaccgtGTGCCACGTAACTTACGATTTacgtttattaatatttatctataaaTAATCTAATTTCATTCCAAATTCAAGTCCAGAAGCTACAGCACAACGAAGAAGGCAAATAGACTTGAGAAAGAAAAACAGTCTCAAAATGCAGCAGAAGTCAGGCTTCCTCATCCTCTTCCTCTCCCTCATTTTCCTTCCTCTCATCTTCTCCGACGCCAGAAAGGAGGCTCCCCTCGGAGGTTGGAGGCCGATCAAAGACACCAAGGACCCACACGTGATGGAGATCGCGGAATTCGCCGTCGAGGAGTATAACAAGCAGTCAAATGGGAGTTTAAAGTTGGATAAGGTGGTGAAAGGCGAGACTCAGGTGGTGGCCGGGACAAATTACCGGCTGATTTTGCAGGCGAAGAAAGGGGCAGTCGATAACACGTATCAGGCTGTGGTGTGGGAGAAGTTGTGGCTGAATCTCAGGAATCTCACCTCCTTTAACCTCGTCAAGGGTTAGATTGGattataatgtaatttatgTTCATATATGTTATCCTCGTCCTTTTCTATTACTTAACTGAGTGGAGAACAAAATCTTAATAATACATAATTATGTGTGTTTGGGATGTTTGGgtttcaaaatttgagattaaTAATTTCACTCTTTTCTTTCTAATTGAATTTTGCAAAACAGTTTTATATATAAGAGATGCAAGAATGGATCAGATCTGGCATCAATGTTAGCTAGCTGAAGCTAAAACACAAGTTCATTGAATAATTTTGCAATACGATttgataaatttcttaaaccatttataaatctcaaatttatgcTTACATTGCTGTAATCATGATGATATCGATTTAACTAACTACCgtatataaacttttttatataatccCTGTGATCTagtttaaatttactttttttctctGACAATAAAAATCGagttaataattttcaaatacaatttaaaattaccATGACGAAATTTACCATAATGATCATAAAGATGAAATTTACACAATAAGAATGACTAAAGTTATTAATAGTTTTTCTTTATCATACACTTAAACGTACTTAAACTCACGTCTCCCGACTGGGTCTCACCTATTGGTAAAGCAGTCATACTTCCTTCACTTAACTTAGAGCTTGATTTAGCCTCTTTTTAAAAGACGCgaatgcaaataaaaaatatctccTGGATAAGCTTCACGACCTAGCGGTCTTCGTAAAAGAAGAGACATTTAGAGATAAGCCTGTGATTGTTTGAAAAGATCATCATAAATAATTAAGGTGTGTCGTTCACTGTACATCAAATATTCAGCCAAAGCAGTGTCATTTTGGATCCACTTTTAAAACAATAACATGTGAGTGGATTTAAATCCAACCAATTACATAATACaactgtttttaaaaaaaaaagtgaacaaACGGTGAAATACGTTTTCTTTTTCCtgaaaaaaggaaataatcaaAGTGTACGTTTCGCTTTGCAACGGCAAAGAGattatttatttcacttaaattaataattttattttctttcaatataattttgaatGTCATCCTTCTCaatcaacatttttaaaatttaaaattttagttatccatctagtaataaatttagtttttaatatttatgtattctatcaatttgattttaaatttaaaaaattaataaatttaactcactgtttataaaatttgtggTTTAGTagtaattctttaaaatatcaataaatttagtatcaacatttacaaaatttattaatttaattctattcaaaatattttagaaaggtttgaataaaaaatataaaatttatttgaaaaatagaacaagcaaggaattcaaaataaataagatt
This genomic stretch from Gossypium raimondii isolate GPD5lz chromosome 6, ASM2569854v1, whole genome shotgun sequence harbors:
- the LOC105773160 gene encoding cysteine proteinase inhibitor 1, producing the protein MQQKSGFLILFLSLIFLPLIFSDARKEAPLGGWRPIKDTKDPHVMEIAEFAVEEYNKQSNGSLKLDKVVKGETQVVAGTNYRLILQAKKGAVDNTYQAVVWEKLWLNLRNLTSFNLVKG